One Paraburkholderia kururiensis DNA window includes the following coding sequences:
- a CDS encoding acyl-CoA thioesterase: protein MRPTAIVRSAYRHFLPITTRWMDNDVYGHVNNVVYYSYFDTVVNEYLIRAGALDVEHGATIGLVVETQCNYFSPLVFPERVDAGLRVARLGSSSVRYEVGLFREGESQPAAQGHFVHVYVERATRRPVAALPDALHAALAPLVVAPHDAGACAQGNDQDRAAD, encoded by the coding sequence ATGAGGCCCACCGCGATCGTTCGCAGCGCCTACCGCCACTTCCTGCCCATCACCACACGCTGGATGGACAACGACGTCTACGGTCACGTGAACAACGTCGTCTACTACAGCTATTTCGACACGGTGGTGAACGAGTACCTGATCCGCGCGGGCGCGCTCGATGTGGAACACGGCGCGACGATCGGCCTCGTGGTGGAAACGCAGTGCAACTACTTCTCGCCGCTCGTGTTTCCGGAGCGCGTGGATGCCGGACTGCGTGTGGCGCGGCTCGGATCGTCGAGCGTGCGCTACGAGGTGGGACTCTTTCGCGAAGGCGAGTCGCAGCCCGCGGCGCAGGGGCACTTCGTGCACGTCTATGTGGAACGCGCCACGCGGCGGCCGGTGGCCGCGTTGCCGGACGCGTTGCACGCCGCGCTCGCGCCGCTCGTCGTGGCCCCTCACGACGCGGGCGCTTGCGCTCAGGGCAACGACCAGGACCGGGCGGCGGACTAA
- a CDS encoding branched-chain amino acid ABC transporter permease, with product MLSAGLTLIFSMLGVLNFAHASFYMLGAYVGFSLASRIGFGWALVLAPLAVGATGAALERWLLRRVRPGGALNELLLTFGAAYVIGELVKLVWGLEPLSATVPAVLDGPLFTLDGVAFPRYRAFMMAVALAMLALLAAVLRVSKTGLVVRAALTHPQMVEALGHDVPRVFTWVFGVGTGLAALAGVVGAPLFVIEPAMAQSVGSIVFVVVVAGGLGSLAGALVASLAVGCLETFAAASNVSFGDLAERLARLGHIGRLADALPPAWSALTVAQIAPLLPYVLLVAMLALRPRGLFGQRGDDA from the coding sequence ATGCTCTCCGCGGGACTCACGCTGATCTTCAGCATGCTCGGCGTGCTCAACTTCGCGCATGCGAGCTTCTACATGCTGGGCGCGTACGTGGGCTTTTCGCTGGCATCGCGTATCGGCTTCGGCTGGGCGCTCGTGCTCGCGCCGCTCGCCGTGGGCGCCACGGGCGCGGCGCTCGAGCGCTGGCTGTTGCGGCGCGTGCGGCCCGGCGGCGCGTTGAACGAGTTGCTGCTCACCTTCGGCGCGGCCTACGTGATCGGCGAACTCGTCAAGCTCGTGTGGGGACTCGAGCCGCTGAGCGCAACGGTGCCGGCCGTGCTCGACGGTCCGCTGTTCACGCTCGACGGCGTCGCCTTTCCGCGCTACCGCGCCTTCATGATGGCCGTGGCGCTCGCCATGCTCGCGCTGCTTGCCGCGGTGCTGCGCGTGTCGAAGACGGGGCTCGTGGTGCGCGCGGCGCTCACGCATCCGCAGATGGTGGAAGCACTCGGCCACGACGTGCCGCGCGTTTTCACGTGGGTGTTCGGCGTGGGCACGGGGCTCGCGGCACTGGCCGGTGTGGTGGGCGCGCCGCTCTTCGTGATCGAGCCTGCGATGGCGCAGTCCGTGGGCTCCATCGTGTTCGTCGTCGTGGTGGCGGGCGGGCTCGGTTCGCTTGCGGGGGCGCTGGTGGCCTCGCTTGCGGTGGGCTGCCTGGAGACGTTCGCGGCGGCGAGCAACGTGTCGTTCGGCGATCTGGCCGAACGCCTGGCTCGCCTCGGCCACATCGGCCGGCTTGCCGATGCGCTGCCGCCCGCCTGGAGCGCGCTCACCGTCGCGCAGATCGCGCCGCTGCTGCCCTACGTGCTGCTCGTGGCGATGCTTGCGCTGCGTCCGCGCGGACTCTTCGGGCAGCGTGGCGACGATGCGTAA
- a CDS encoding branched-chain amino acid ABC transporter permease translates to MRKAHAFTWARLWPRAAPWCALIAWLAVPPSVSALLSPPYFVPAGWLLSYLAQTATLVVLALSYNLLLGETGLLSFGHAACSGLGALTAAHVFNRFGVALPLLPFIGGLGGAAVGVLFGAVATRRAGTAFAMITLGLGELVAAAAWTLPHWFGGEAGVTIDRTSGPAWGGWTFGPAHQAYALIAGWCVLASVAMFALSRTPLVRLANAVRDNPVRAAAIGCAPARIRYAMIVLASFFAGVAGTLALVNVELVSPESVGMLPSAAMLIATVTGGPAWFFGPAVGAVVLVFFSVAVASVTRAWLLYVGLYFMAVMMVSPGGLAGFIARQRRVVAGYGGRRCARAYAWSAGGAIAWGVALVLAVQWAYAARFGDLSGGGGADAALPFVGAVPRDAASASRFAMGLIALATAGGVCAWRAARAWSKLGTSNGKGNDSAGPRTGDEP, encoded by the coding sequence ATGCGTAAAGCTCATGCGTTTACGTGGGCGCGCCTGTGGCCGCGCGCGGCGCCCTGGTGCGCGTTGATTGCGTGGCTCGCCGTGCCGCCGTCGGTCTCTGCGCTGCTGTCGCCGCCATACTTCGTTCCGGCCGGATGGCTGCTCTCGTACCTCGCGCAAACGGCCACGCTCGTCGTGCTCGCGCTCTCGTACAACCTGCTGCTCGGCGAGACCGGTCTGCTCTCGTTCGGCCATGCCGCCTGCTCGGGGCTTGGCGCGTTGACGGCCGCGCACGTGTTCAACCGTTTCGGCGTCGCATTGCCGCTTCTGCCGTTCATTGGCGGCCTGGGCGGCGCGGCGGTGGGCGTGCTGTTCGGCGCCGTGGCCACGCGGCGCGCGGGCACCGCGTTCGCCATGATCACGCTCGGGCTCGGCGAACTCGTCGCGGCGGCGGCCTGGACGCTGCCGCACTGGTTCGGCGGCGAGGCGGGCGTGACCATCGACCGTACGAGCGGTCCGGCCTGGGGCGGCTGGACCTTCGGCCCGGCGCATCAGGCGTACGCGCTGATCGCCGGGTGGTGCGTGCTGGCGAGCGTCGCGATGTTCGCGCTCTCGCGCACGCCGCTCGTGCGGCTTGCCAATGCCGTGCGCGACAACCCCGTGCGTGCGGCCGCAATCGGTTGTGCGCCAGCGCGCATCCGTTACGCGATGATCGTGCTCGCGTCGTTCTTCGCGGGCGTGGCGGGCACGCTCGCGCTCGTGAACGTGGAGCTCGTGTCGCCCGAGAGCGTGGGCATGCTGCCCTCGGCCGCGATGCTGATCGCGACGGTCACGGGCGGTCCCGCGTGGTTCTTCGGGCCGGCGGTCGGTGCCGTCGTGCTGGTGTTTTTCAGCGTGGCGGTGGCGAGCGTGACGCGCGCGTGGCTGCTCTACGTGGGCCTGTACTTCATGGCCGTGATGATGGTGTCGCCAGGCGGCCTCGCGGGCTTCATTGCGCGGCAGCGGCGTGTCGTCGCGGGATACGGCGGGCGGCGTTGCGCGCGTGCCTATGCGTGGAGCGCGGGCGGCGCGATTGCGTGGGGCGTGGCGCTCGTGCTCGCGGTGCAGTGGGCTTATGCCGCGCGATTTGGTGACCTCTCGGGCGGTGGCGGTGCCGACGCCGCGTTGCCGTTCGTGGGCGCTGTGCCGCGCGACGCGGCCAGTGCCTCGCGTTTCGCGATGGGTCTGATCGCGCTGGCGACGGCAGGCGGCGTGTGCGCGTGGCGCGCCGCGCGTGCGTGGTCGAAGCTCGGGACCAGCAACGGCAAGGGCAACGATAGCGCCGGCCCACGCACCGGAGACGAACCATGA